The DNA segment CTGTTGTACAACCGGGCTTCGACTCTGTAGGAGCGACCTTGGTCGCGAAGGTCTTCGCGAGCAAGGCTGCTCCTACAGACCTCCCATTACTCGATGTTCTGGCGCTCGTTCTTCGGATCGAAGAACACGGTCGAAACGATCTCGGCCTCGATCACGCTGCCATCGGCCAGCGGTGCGTAGACCTTCTCGCCCATACGGTTGATACCGCCTTTGACCACGGCCAGGGCAAACGAATAGCCCAACGAGTTGTGCGCGTAGCTGGAGGTCACGTGACCGACCATCTTCATCGGGATCGACTGGTTAGGATCGAACACCAACTGGGCACCTTCCGGCAGCCAGCGTTTCGGGTCCAGCGGCTTGAGACCGACCAGTTGCTTGCGCTGCTCGCGCACGCAGTCTTCGCGGTTCATGCCACGCCAGCCGATCCACGAGAACGGTTTGGTGCGGCCCACACACCAGCCCATGTTCAGGTCGTCCGGGGTCATCGAGGAGTCAGTGTCCTGGCCTACGATGATGAAGCCCTTCTCGGCCCGCAGCACGTGCATGGTTTCGGTGCCGTACGGGGTCAGGTTGTACTTCTTGCCGGCCTCGGCGATCTTCTCCAGCACACCCATGGCGTAGTCAGCCTGGACGTTGACTTCGTACGACAGCTCGCCGGTGAACGAAATCCGGAAGATCCGCGCCGGTACGCCGGCCACTTCGCCTTCTTTCCAGGTCATGAACGGGAACGCTTCACGGCCCAGGTCGATGTCGGTCAGTTCCGACAGCAGTTTGCGACTGTTCGGGCCCGACAGGGTCAGGGTCGCCCAGTGGTCGGTCACGGAGGTGAAGTACACCTTCAGGTCCGGCCATTCGGTCTGCTGATACAGCTCCAGCCACTGCAGAACGCGCGCCGCGCCGCCGGTGGTGGTGGTCATCACGAAATGGTTGTCGCCGACACAGGCGGTCACGCCGTCGTCGAATACCATGCCGTCTTCTTTACACATCAGGCCGTAACGCGCCTTGCCCACATCCAGTTTGGTCCAGGCGTTGGTGTAAACGCGGTTGAGGAACTCGCGGGCATCCGGGCCCTGGATGTCGATCTTGCCGAGGGTCGAAGCGTCCAGCAGGCCGACGCTGTCACGCACTGCCTTGCACTCACGGGCCACGGCCGCGTGCATGTCTTCACCACCTTTGGGGAAGTACCAAGGGCGCTTCCACTGGCCGACGTCTTCGAACTCGGCGCCGTTTTTCACGTGCCAGGCGTGCAGTGCGGTGAAACGCACTGGCTCGAAGAGGTGACCGCAGTGACGGCCGGCGACCGCACCGAAGGTCACCGGTGTGTAGTTGGGGCGGAACATGGTGGTGCCCATCTCGGGGATGGTCACGTTCAGCGAACGGGCGGCGATGGCCAGACCGTTGACGTTACCCAGTTTGCCCTGATCAGTACCGAAGCCCAGCGCGGTGTAGCGCTTGACGTGCTCGACCGACTCGAAGCCCTCACGGGTTGCCAGTTCAATGGCCGCTGCGGTGACGTCGTTCTGCAGGTCGACGAACTGCTTCGGCGCACGGGCGGTGCCCTTGTCGTGCGGCACCTGGAACAGCGCGACAGTCGGCTCTTCGGTACGACTTACGGTTTTCGGCAGCACGCCTTCGACCGCCTGGAAACCGGCTTCGCTGGCCGCACGCACGCCACCTTCGAAACCATCGGCCAGGGTGTCGCCCAGGCTGTAAACGCCGTTCAGACCACCGACGCAAACACGCTTCTGAGGGGCATCGCCGGCCACGAAGCCAAGAATGTCTTCACGCCATACCGGCCGGCCGCCCAGGTGCGAAGCCAGGTGCACGACCGGGCTGTAGCCGCCGGAGCTGGCGATCAGGTCAGCATCGAGCCATTCACCAGGGCTGGTGACTTTCATGCTTTTCAGGTCGATGGCCGCCACGCGGGCACCGGTCACACGCTTGGTGCCACGGGCTTCGATCACCGCACTGGAGGTCAGGATGCGCAGGCCTTTGGCACGCGCCTCTTCAACCAGCGAACCACGCGGGTTATGACGGGCATCGGCAATCGCCACCACTTGCAGTCCGGCATCCAGCCAGTCCAGCGCCACGCGGTAGGCATAATCATTGTTGGTCGACAGCACCAGCTTCTTGCCCGGTGCCACGCCATAACGACGCACGTAGGTCGACACGGCACCGGCCAGCATGTTGCCCGGTACGTCGTTGTTGGCGTAAACCAGCGGCCGCTCGTGGGTACCGGTGGCCAGCACAACCCGCTTGGCACGTACACGGTGCACACGGTGGCGAACCTGGCCGATCGGCGCACGGTCACCCAGGTGGTCGGTCAGACGCTCGTGAATGGTCAGGAAGTTGTGGTCGTGGTAGCCGTTGACCGTAGCGCGAGGCAGCAGCACGACGTTCTTCAGGCCCGCCAGTTCGGCAACCACGCTGGCAACCCATTCGGTGGCCGGCTTGCCGTCCAGGCTTTCGCGGGTGTCGAGCAGGCTGCCGCCGAACTCTTCCTGTTCGTCAGCCAGGATCACCCGGGCACCGCTGCGCGCAGCGGCCAGGGCTGCGGCCAGACCGGCAGGGCCGGAACCGACCACCAGCACGTCGCAGTGCTGGTTGTAGTTGTCGTAACGGTCAGGGTCGTTTTCCAGAGGAGAACGGCCGAGACCTGCGGCCTTGCGGATGTACTTTTCGTAAGTCATCCAGAACGACTGCGGGTACATGAAGGTCTTGTAGTAGAAGCCCGGTGGCATCATCTTGCCGCCGACTTTACCCAAGATACCCATCACGTCGGTGTTCACGCTTGGCCAGCCGTTGGTGCTGGTGGCGACCAGCCCGGTGTACAGCGCCTGTTGTGTGGCCCGCACGTTCGGAATCTGGGTGGCCTCGGTGGCACCGAGTTGCAACACAGCGTTCGGCTCTTCGGCACCGGCGGCAAAGATGCCGCGCGGGCGCGAGTACTTGAAGCTGCGGCCGATCACATCAACGCCGTTGGCCAGCAGAGCGGACGCCAGAGAGTCACCGGCAAAGCCTTGGTAGGTCTGACCGTTGAAGGTGAAGTTCAGCACCTTGCTACGGTCGATACGGCCGCCATTGGGCAGACGATTGGTCTGGCTCATACCTTTTCTCCCTCGGCGGTGAACTGTGGCTTGGCGCCAATCGGATAGGTTTCGAGAATTTCGTAGGTCACGGTATTGCGGGTGACGTTGAAGTACTGACGGCAGCCGGCAGCGTGGTCCCACAGTTCATGGTGAATACCGCGCGGGTTATCACGGAAAAACATGTAGTCGCCCCACTGCTCGTCGGTGCAGGCATTGGGGTCCAGCGGGCGCGGAATGTGCGCCTGGCCGGCCGAGTGGAATTCCTCTTCGGAGCGCAGCTCGCCACAGTGAGGACAGAAGATTTGCAACATGTTCGGACTCTCCTGTTAGTGAGCGACGGCAGCAGCGCCGTGTTCGTCGATGAGGGCACCGTTGTGGAAACGGTCGATGGAGAACGGTGCCGCCAACGGGTGCATCTCGCCCTTGGCAAGACTGGCGGCAAACACGTTGCCCGAACCCGGCGTGGCCTTGAAGCCACCGGTCCCCCAACCGCAGTTGAAGAACATGTTCGGCACCGGTGTCTTGGAGATGATCGGGCAGGCATCCGGCGAAGTGTCGACGATCCCGCCCCACTGACGGTTCATGCGCACCCGCGACAGGATCGGGAACATCTCGACGATGGCCTGGATGGTGTGCTCGATCACCGGGTACGAACCGCGCTGGCCGTAGCCGACCCAGCCGTCGATACCGGCACCGATCACCAGGTCGCCCTTGTCGGACTGGCTGATGTAACCGTGTACGGCGTTGGACATGATCACGCTGTCGATGATCGGCTTGATCGGCTCGGAAACCAGCGCCTGCAGCGGGTGCGATTCCAGCGGCAGACGGAAGCCCGCCAGTTTGGCCATGTGCCCGGAGTTACCGGCAGTGACCACCCCGACGCGCTTGGCGCCAATGAAGCCCTTGGTGGTTTCGACACCGATGCACACGCCGTTCTGCTTGCGAAAACCGGTCACTTCGGTCTGCTGGATCAGGTCGACGCCCAGGGCGTCGGCGGCACGGGCATAGCCCCAGGCCACAGCATCGTGACGAGCCACGCCGCCACGGCGTTGTACGGTGGCGCCGAGGATCGGGTAGCGGGTGTTCTTCGAGCAGTCCAGGTACGGAATCTCGGCCGCGACCTGTTCAGTGTTGAGCAGCTCACCGTCCACCCCGTTGAGGCGGTTGGCGCTGACCCGACGCTCAGAATCACGGATGTCCTGCAGGGTGTGGCACAGGTTGTAGACGCCGCGCTGGGAGAACATCACGTTGTAGTTGATGTCCTGCGACAGGCCTTCCCACAACTTCATGGCGTGCTCGTACAGGTGGGCCGATTCGTCCCACAGGTAGTTGGAGCGCACGATAGTGGTGTTACGGGCGGTGTTGCCGCCGCCCAGATAACCCTTCTCGATCACCGCCACGTTGGTGATGCCGTGTTCCTTGGCCAGGTAGTAGGCGGTCGCCAGACCATGGCCGCCACCGCCGACGATGACCACATCGTAGACCTGCTTGGGCGTTGGCGTGCGCCACATGCGCTGCCAGTTCTCGTGGTGGCTGAGGGAGTGCTTGAAAAGGCCGAAGCCCGAATAACGTTTCATGTAAGGCGACTCCTGACTCAGCGGTAAACCGGGAAATCGGCGCACAGGGCGGCAACATGGCTGGCGACGTTAGCCTCGACATCGGCATCGCCGAGGTTGTCGAGGATGTCGCAGATCCAGCCGGCCAGCTCGATGCATTGGGTTTCTTTGAAGCCACGGCTGGTGACAGCCGGGGTGCCGATCCGCAGGCCCGAAGTCACGAACGGCGACTGCGGGTCATTCGGTACGGCGTTCTTGTTGACGGTGATGTGCGCGCGGCCCAGGGCCGCGTCAGCATCTTTACCGGTCAGGCCCTGACGGATCAGGCTGACCAGGAACAAGTGGTTGTCAGTACCGCCGGAGACCACGTCGAAGCCGCGGTCGATAAACACCTTGGCCATGGCCTGGGCATTATTGATGACCTGCTGCTGGTAAGCCTTGAAGCCTGGCTCCAGCGCCTCTTTGAAGCACACGGCCTTGGCGGCGATGACGTGCATCAGCGGGCCGCCCTGAGCGCCGGGGAATACGGCGGCGTTGAGTTTTTTCTCGATCTCTTCGTTGGCCTTGGCCAGGATCAGGCCGCCACGTGGACCGCGCAGGGTCTTGTGGGTGGTGGTGGTCACCACGTCAGCGAACGGGATCGGGTTGGGGTACAGGCCCGCTGCGACCAGACCGGCCACGTGGGCCATGTCGACGAACAGCAGCGCACCGACCTTGTCAGCGATGGCGCGAAAGCGCGGGAAGTCCAGGGTCTTGGAGTAGGCCGAAAAACCGGCAACGATCATCTTTGGCTTGTGCTCGACGGCCAGGCGCTCGACTTCGTCGTAGTTGATCAGACCGGTGTCGGTGTCGATCCCGTACTGCACGGCGTTGTACAGCTTGCCCGACGAAGAAACCTTGGCACCGTGGGTCAGGTGACCGCCATGGGCCAGGCTCATGCCCAGGATGGTGTCGCCGGCTTGCAGCAGCGCCAGGTAGACCGCCGAGTTGGCCGAGGAGCCGGAGTGCGGCTGGACGTTGGCGTAATCAGCGCCGAACAGTTCCTTGGCGCGATCGATGGCCAGTTGCTCGACCTTGTCGACGTGCTCGCAGCCGCCGTAGTAACGCTTGCCCGGATACCCTTCGGCGTACTTGTTGGTCAGGCCACTGCCCTGCGCTTGCATGACGCGCTTGCTGGTGTAGTTTTCAGAGGCGATCAGTTCAATGTGGTCTTCCTGACGCTGCTCTTCGGCATTGATGGCCGCCAACAGTGCATCGTCATAACCCTGAATCTGGTCTTGTTTGCTGAACATCGCGGTCTCCCCAGCGGCGTCGCGGCGCCATTCATTATTGGATAGGGTGGGTTCATCACCCAGTGGCTGAGATGGTAGGCCGGCGGCGTCCTGCCCAGATGCCTGCACACGCCACGCAAAGGTGCTTTTACGACATGGATTTGACGGCGTGGAACATTCCGCCATGCGCCGTCGTCGCGGCGCCCCTGAAAAGCCCTGCAAGTGACGCGCAAAGCCCTGTAAACCGTGCCTTTGCGCGATCAGCAGGCGAGCCGCAGCAACCGAGGGCTGCGGCGGTTTTACCGGGAAAAAGAGGGGAATCGGGAGAGGAGAATGGCGTATTCAGACA comes from the Pseudomonas sp. StFLB209 genome and includes:
- a CDS encoding sarcosine oxidase subunit delta, whose protein sequence is MLQIFCPHCGELRSEEEFHSAGQAHIPRPLDPNACTDEQWGDYMFFRDNPRGIHHELWDHAAGCRQYFNVTRNTVTYEILETYPIGAKPQFTAEGEKV
- the glyA gene encoding serine hydroxymethyltransferase, giving the protein MFSKQDQIQGYDDALLAAINAEEQRQEDHIELIASENYTSKRVMQAQGSGLTNKYAEGYPGKRYYGGCEHVDKVEQLAIDRAKELFGADYANVQPHSGSSANSAVYLALLQAGDTILGMSLAHGGHLTHGAKVSSSGKLYNAVQYGIDTDTGLINYDEVERLAVEHKPKMIVAGFSAYSKTLDFPRFRAIADKVGALLFVDMAHVAGLVAAGLYPNPIPFADVVTTTTHKTLRGPRGGLILAKANEEIEKKLNAAVFPGAQGGPLMHVIAAKAVCFKEALEPGFKAYQQQVINNAQAMAKVFIDRGFDVVSGGTDNHLFLVSLIRQGLTGKDADAALGRAHITVNKNAVPNDPQSPFVTSGLRIGTPAVTSRGFKETQCIELAGWICDILDNLGDADVEANVASHVAALCADFPVYR
- a CDS encoding sarcosine oxidase subunit beta family protein; this translates as MKRYSGFGLFKHSLSHHENWQRMWRTPTPKQVYDVVIVGGGGHGLATAYYLAKEHGITNVAVIEKGYLGGGNTARNTTIVRSNYLWDESAHLYEHAMKLWEGLSQDINYNVMFSQRGVYNLCHTLQDIRDSERRVSANRLNGVDGELLNTEQVAAEIPYLDCSKNTRYPILGATVQRRGGVARHDAVAWGYARAADALGVDLIQQTEVTGFRKQNGVCIGVETTKGFIGAKRVGVVTAGNSGHMAKLAGFRLPLESHPLQALVSEPIKPIIDSVIMSNAVHGYISQSDKGDLVIGAGIDGWVGYGQRGSYPVIEHTIQAIVEMFPILSRVRMNRQWGGIVDTSPDACPIISKTPVPNMFFNCGWGTGGFKATPGSGNVFAASLAKGEMHPLAAPFSIDRFHNGALIDEHGAAAVAH
- a CDS encoding sarcosine oxidase subunit alpha, with translation MSQTNRLPNGGRIDRSKVLNFTFNGQTYQGFAGDSLASALLANGVDVIGRSFKYSRPRGIFAAGAEEPNAVLQLGATEATQIPNVRATQQALYTGLVATSTNGWPSVNTDVMGILGKVGGKMMPPGFYYKTFMYPQSFWMTYEKYIRKAAGLGRSPLENDPDRYDNYNQHCDVLVVGSGPAGLAAALAAARSGARVILADEQEEFGGSLLDTRESLDGKPATEWVASVVAELAGLKNVVLLPRATVNGYHDHNFLTIHERLTDHLGDRAPIGQVRHRVHRVRAKRVVLATGTHERPLVYANNDVPGNMLAGAVSTYVRRYGVAPGKKLVLSTNNDYAYRVALDWLDAGLQVVAIADARHNPRGSLVEEARAKGLRILTSSAVIEARGTKRVTGARVAAIDLKSMKVTSPGEWLDADLIASSGGYSPVVHLASHLGGRPVWREDILGFVAGDAPQKRVCVGGLNGVYSLGDTLADGFEGGVRAASEAGFQAVEGVLPKTVSRTEEPTVALFQVPHDKGTARAPKQFVDLQNDVTAAAIELATREGFESVEHVKRYTALGFGTDQGKLGNVNGLAIAARSLNVTIPEMGTTMFRPNYTPVTFGAVAGRHCGHLFEPVRFTALHAWHVKNGAEFEDVGQWKRPWYFPKGGEDMHAAVARECKAVRDSVGLLDASTLGKIDIQGPDAREFLNRVYTNAWTKLDVGKARYGLMCKEDGMVFDDGVTACVGDNHFVMTTTTGGAARVLQWLELYQQTEWPDLKVYFTSVTDHWATLTLSGPNSRKLLSELTDIDLGREAFPFMTWKEGEVAGVPARIFRISFTGELSYEVNVQADYAMGVLEKIAEAGKKYNLTPYGTETMHVLRAEKGFIIVGQDTDSSMTPDDLNMGWCVGRTKPFSWIGWRGMNREDCVREQRKQLVGLKPLDPKRWLPEGAQLVFDPNQSIPMKMVGHVTSSYAHNSLGYSFALAVVKGGINRMGEKVYAPLADGSVIEAEIVSTVFFDPKNERQNIE